The genomic DNA CACAGTTCCTCGCGGGCGCGTGCATCGAGCGTCGGGTCGCGCAGACGGGCGTCGATCGCGGCCAGCCGCAACTCGAGCTCACCGGACATCAGTGCCGCGCTGCCGCTCGCCACGCGGTCGTCGGCCAGCAGCGGCAGCAGCGCCTCGAGGCGGGCGGATTCGTCCTGCAAGGCGGCGACCGCGCTGTCGTCCGCTGGCGCGGTGCCGACAGGTGTATCGGGTGCCAGCCAGCGCAGCGGCAGCGCGACCACCAGCAGCAGCGAGGCCGCGAGCGCGGTCCACACCGGCCAGCGGCGCGGTCGTGATGGCTGCGGCAGGCGTGCGGCGATCGCGTCCCAGCCCTGCGCCGGCGGGCTGGCCAGCGGCAGGCGCGAAAACGCCTCCTGCCAGGTCGCGGGCGGGGGCGTGCGGGGGTCGGTCATGGCGACGCTCCGGTGAGGGTGGGATTGGGGGTATCGAGCAGTTCACGCAGGCGACGGGTGCCGCGCGAGACCTGTGATTTGGAGAAGCTCGGCGTGCGTTCCATCAGCGTGCCGATCTCCTCATGGGTGAAGCCTTCGGCGTGGTACAGCCACAGCACGCTGCGGGTGATCACCGGAAGCCCGGCCAGCGCACGCTGCAGTGCCGCGGCGTCGGCAGCGGCGCTCGGGGGCGGTGTGTCGCCGGCGAGTTCGTGCTCGTCGACATCCAGATGCCCCTCGAAGCGACGCCCGCGGCGCAGGCGCATCAGTGCCTCGTTGACCGCGATCTGCCGCAGCCAGCCCCAGAACGGACTGGCGCCGCGGAAGTCGCCGATGCGGTCGATCATCTTCAGCATGGTGTCCTGCAGCACATCCGCGGCGGTGTCGCGGTCGCCGCAGATGCGCAGCGCCAGCGTGAACGTGGGACGTTCGAACCAGCGATACAGCTGCTCGAACGCCGCCCGTTCGCCGGCTCGCGCGCGCTGCAGCAACGTGCCGGGCACCTCGATCGCGAAGCCGGACGCCGAGGTCGGCGCGGCCGGCGGCGGCCCGGGTGCGGGTGCGGGCGTGGCCTGCAGTGAGTGCATGGTCAGTGGCATCGAAGGGTTAGATGCGGCAGCTGGAGAAAGCGTCGCAACCGCGGACGCCGGGGTCACACCCGACCCCTATACTCCGTCCCCGGGGAACAATCACAGCGAGGAGATACACATGGGAGCGACCGGTTTTCTCACCGCGGTCCTGTTGCTGGCCGGCATCATCGTGCTGTTCAAGACCGTGCGCATGGTGCCGCAGGGCTACGAGTGGACCGTCGAGCGCTTCGGCAAGTACACCCACACGCTCGATCCGGGCCTGCACTTCCTCATCCCGGTGGTCTACGGCGTGGGTCGCAAGGTCAACATGATGGAGCAGGTGCTCGACGTGCCCAGCCAGGACGTCATCACCCGTGACAACGCGGTGGTGCGCGTGGACGGGGTGGTGTTCTTCCAGGTGCTCGATGCGGCCAAGGCCGCCTACGAGGTCGCCAACCTCGAGATCGCCACCATCGCGCTGGTGCAGACCAACATCCGTACCGTGATCGGCTCGATGGACCTGGACGAATCGCTGTCCAACCGCGAGACCATCAACGCGCAGCTGCTCAACGTGGTCGACCAGGCCACCAACCCGTGGGGCATCAAGGTCACCCGCATCGAGATCCGCGACATCCAGCCGCCGCGTGACCTGGTCGACTCGATGGCCCGGCAGATGAAGGCCGAGCGCGAGCGCCGCGCGGTGATCCTGGAGGCGGAGGGCCATCGGCAGTCGGAGATCCTGCGCGCCGAGGGCGACAAGCAGGCGGCGATCCTGCAGGCCGAAGGCCAGAAGGAATCCGCGTTCCGCGAAGCCGAGGCGCGTGAGCGCCTTGCCGAGGCGGAAGCCAAGGCCACGCAGATGGTGTCGGATGCCATCGCCAACGGCGACGTGCAGGCGATCAACTACTTCATCGCTCAGAAGTACGTCGAGGCATTCCGCGAGCTCGCCACCGCGCCCAACCAGAAGTTCGTGCTGATGCCGATGGAAGCCAGTGGCGTGATCGGCTCGATCGGCGGCATTGCCGAGCTCGCGCGCGAAGCGCTCGGCAAGCAGCAGGCCGGTGCGGTGGCGCGCGGCGTGCAGACGCCGCGCGGAGGCTGAGCCCATGCGCTGGGAAGTGGTGGCATGGGCGGCGGTGGCGCTGCTGCTGTTCGCGGCGGAGACACTCGCGCCGGGTGCCTTCATGCTGTGGATGGGCTTCGCCGCGGCCGCGGTGTTCCTCGGCGTGCTGCTGGTGCCGGGCATCGACCTGCTGTGGCAGGTCGTGGCCTTCGTCGTCCTGTGCTTCGTGTCGATCCAGGTCTATCGCACCTGGTTCCGCGGCCGCGGGCGCGTCAGCGACCACCCCACGCTCAACCGCCGTGCGGCCCATCACCTCGGGCGCGTGGTGCCGGTGGAAACCGCGATCGTCGATGGGCGCGGACGCGTCAAGATCGGCGATGCGTTCTGGGTGGTTGCCGGGCCGGACCTGCCCGTCGGCACGCCGGTGCGGGTGACCGGCGCCGACGGGCTGGTGCTGCTGGTCGAGTACGCGGGCCCGGAACACGCCGGGTAAACGACGACGGCGTGCCCCGGGGTCGACCAACGGCCCGGGGCACGGCCGCGACCGGTCTGGGATAATCGGGCTCTTTCGCAGCGAAGGCGCCCCCCATGACCCGCAAGACCATCCTCAACGACAGCCATCGCGCCCTTGGTGCGCGCATGGTGGATTTCGGCGGCTGGGACATGCCGCTCAACTACGGTTCGCAGATCGAGGAGCACCACCAGGTGCGCCGCGATGCCGGCATGTTCGACGTCAGCCACATGACCGTGGTCGACCTGCGCGGCGAGCGCGTGCGCGACTTCCTGCGCCGCCTGCTGGCCAACTCGGTCGACAAGCTGAAGAAGAAGGGCAAGGCGATCTACAGCTGCATGCTCGACGACAACGGCGGCGTGATCGACGACCTCATCGTCTATTACATGGACGACGGCTGGTACCGGCTGGTGGTCAATGCCGGCACCCGCGACAAGGACCTGGCGTGGATCGGCCGCCATGCCGAAGCCTTCGGCGTCGAGGTGGCCGAACGCTCCGAACTTGCGATCATCGCCGTGCAGGGCCCGAACGCCCGCGAGCGCGTGCTCGGT from Luteimonas sp. YGD11-2 includes the following:
- a CDS encoding RNA polymerase sigma factor; translation: MPLTMHSLQATPAPAPGPPPAAPTSASGFAIEVPGTLLQRARAGERAAFEQLYRWFERPTFTLALRICGDRDTAADVLQDTMLKMIDRIGDFRGASPFWGWLRQIAVNEALMRLRRGRRFEGHLDVDEHELAGDTPPPSAAADAAALQRALAGLPVITRSVLWLYHAEGFTHEEIGTLMERTPSFSKSQVSRGTRRLRELLDTPNPTLTGASP
- a CDS encoding SPFH domain-containing protein, whose protein sequence is MGATGFLTAVLLLAGIIVLFKTVRMVPQGYEWTVERFGKYTHTLDPGLHFLIPVVYGVGRKVNMMEQVLDVPSQDVITRDNAVVRVDGVVFFQVLDAAKAAYEVANLEIATIALVQTNIRTVIGSMDLDESLSNRETINAQLLNVVDQATNPWGIKVTRIEIRDIQPPRDLVDSMARQMKAERERRAVILEAEGHRQSEILRAEGDKQAAILQAEGQKESAFREAEARERLAEAEAKATQMVSDAIANGDVQAINYFIAQKYVEAFRELATAPNQKFVLMPMEASGVIGSIGGIAELAREALGKQQAGAVARGVQTPRGG
- a CDS encoding NfeD family protein, with translation MRWEVVAWAAVALLLFAAETLAPGAFMLWMGFAAAAVFLGVLLVPGIDLLWQVVAFVVLCFVSIQVYRTWFRGRGRVSDHPTLNRRAAHHLGRVVPVETAIVDGRGRVKIGDAFWVVAGPDLPVGTPVRVTGADGLVLLVEYAGPEHAG